From a single Hippopotamus amphibius kiboko isolate mHipAmp2 chromosome X, mHipAmp2.hap2, whole genome shotgun sequence genomic region:
- the LOC130842305 gene encoding melanoma-associated antigen 8-like — protein MRNAPRAALTEPTDFRVSSSGVLSGLTGAVLLGGLSPAKLKEEGPGSSSSADLKPHPSDKTPHPAETPEPESRGTQLSSTVSYHCCVTPQDVENTGSQALVPLLGGRTRSCGLTPLGRLDVRQAASLSSKHSDRGLVDSHGIHTGVRVCALQGPVEVPPSGGSRNLEVKARSCILSESSGQRGEEAQAVPGVKPRNLRLRWLPPDEPPHFLLQVCRGQTAQEDRPCLWSPSVTPPTVIMPLFQRSELHETEADLQDQVQAQGPEEVQLLGAVGEGAASPSTASPPVASSSAARADALLEEALNMMVADLVWFLLRKYRAKEPTSKAEILNMVLKDHQDHFPVVLGQASECMQLVFGMDVKEVDPREHTYVLVPTLGLTCNAMLSDGQSFPKAGLLVMLLGVIALEGERASEQKVWRALRKMGVRPLREHHIYGEPRELLTRVWVQEGYVEYRQVPHSNPARYEFLWGPRAHAEINRLQVREYLHRVNRWDPRSFLSLCAEPVSDEEEGA, from the exons ATGAGAAATGCACCCCGGGCAGCTCTGACAGAGCCCACTGACTTCCGGGTCTCCTCTTCAGGGGTGCTCTCGGGCCTCACAGGGGCGGTCCTCCTGGGCGGTCTGTCCCCTGCCAAGCTGAAGGAAGAA GGTCCTGGGAGTTCATCCTCTGCGGACCTGAAGCCTCACCCCTCAGACAAAACACCTCACCCCGCCGAGACCCCTGAGCCAGAG TCAAGGGGGACCCAGCTGTCCTCCACGGTGTCCTACCACTGCTGCGTGACGCCACAAGATGTAGAAAACACAGGGAGCCAGGCATTGGTGCCT ctGCTTGGTGGCCGCACGCGCTCTTGCGGGCTCACTCCCCTGGGCAGACTGGATGTGAGGCAGGCGGCAAGCCTGTCTTCAAAGCACAGCGACCGCGGGCTGGTGGACTCTCACGGCATCCACACGGGCGTGCGTGTCTGTGCCCTTCAGGGCCCTGTGGAGGTACCTCCGTCTGG GGGCTCCAGGAACCTGGAGGTGAAGGCCCGGTCCTGCATCCTGAGTGAGTCCTCAGGTCAGCGAGGAGAGGAGGCCCAGGCAGTGCCAGGGGTCAAG CCCCGGAACCTCAGGCTGAGGTGGCTGCCCCCTGACGAGCCCCCTCACTTCCTCCTTCAGGTTTGCAGGGGACAGACCGCCCAGGAGGACCGCCCCT GCCTGTGGTCCCCATCTGTCACCCCGCCCACTGTCATCATGCCCCTGTTCCAGAGAAGTGAGCTCCACGAGACTGAGGCCGACCTTCAAGACCAGGTCCAGGCCCAGGGCCCGGAGGAAGTGCAGCTGCttggggctgtgggggagggggccgcaTCCCCCTCGACCGCCTCCCCCCCAGTAGCCTCCTCCTCTGCCGCCCGTGCTGACGCCTTGCTGGAGGAGGCACTTAACATGATGGTGGCTGACCTGGTGTGGTTCCTGCTCCGCAAGTATCGCGCCAAGGAGCCCACCTCCAAGGCGGAAATCCTGAATATGGTCCTTAAAGACCATCAGGACCACTTCCCCGTGGTCCTCGGCCAAGCCTCTGAGTGCATGCAGCTGGTCTTTGGCATGGATGTGAAGGAGGTGGACCCCAGGGAGCACACCTACGTGCTGgtccccaccctgggcctcaccTGCAATGCGATGCTGAGTGATGGGCAGAGCTTCCCCAAGGCCGGCCTCTTAGTGATGCTTCTGGGTGTGATCGCCCTGGAAGGCGAGCGGGCCTCTGAGCAGAAAGTCTGGAGAGCACTTAGGAAGATGGGGGTGCGTCCTTTGAGGGAGCACCACATCTATGGGGAGCCCAGGGAGCTGCTCACCAGAGTGTGGGTGCAGGAGGGCTACGTGGAATACCGGCAGGTGCCCCACAGCAACCCTGCCCGCTACGAGTTCCTGTGGGGGCCCCGGGCCCATGCGGAAATTAACAGGTTGCAAGTCCGGGAGTATCTGCACAGGGTCAATCGATGGGATCCCAGGTCCTTCCTATCCCTGTGTGCAGAGCCTGTGAGCGATGAGGAAGAGGGGGCCTGA
- the LOC130842304 gene encoding melanoma-associated antigen 10-like: protein MHLVQVNELCQPEANLKDPIQAQGPGEAQLFGAEGEEDAMAATPWSPTEDSGLSSQGEEGPSTWHDQEGAKSLLPEAPRLKMADLVRFLLLKYRTKEPTTTAEMLTMVRKDQWDHFPVVFSQACNCMQLLFGVDMKEVDPREHTYALVPTLGLTHNGMLSDGQRFPKTGLLVLLLGLIVLDGDRIPEEEAWGALSQIGVYAGKEHCIYGDPGELLTKVWVQEGYLEYRQVPHSDPARYEFLWGPRAHAEIRREQVQDYLLKVNSLDPRSFLPLPAEAVSDEEEGA from the exons ATGCACCTGGTCCAGGTGAATGAGCTCTGCCAGCCTGAAGCCAACCTTAAGGACCCAATCCAGGCCCAGGGACCGGGGGAGGCACAGCTGTTTGGGGCTGAGGGGGAGGAGGAT gccatGGCCGCCACTCCCTGGAGCCCGACGGAAGACAGTGGCCTCAGCAGCCAAGGGGAAGAGGGGCCGAGCACCTGGCACGACCAGGAAGGTGCCAAGTCCTTGCTACCAGAGGCACCACGTCTGAAGATGGCTGACCTGGTGCGGTTCTTGCTCCTCAAGTATCGCACCAAGGAGCCCACCACAACGGCAGAAATGCTGACTATGGTCCGCAAAGACCAGTGGGACCACTTCCCCGTGGTCTTCAGCCAAGCCTGCAATTGCATGCAGCTGCTCTTTGGCGTGGACATGAAGGAGGTGGACCCCAGGGAGCACACCTATgccctggtccccaccctgggcctcaccCACAATGGGATGCTGAGCGATGGGCAGAGATTCCCCAAGACTGGCCTCCTGGTGTTGCTCCTGGGCCTGATTGTCTTGGATGGCGACCGCATCCCTGAGGAGGAGGCCTGGGGAGCACTTAGCCAGATAGGGGTGTATGCAGGGAAAGAGCACTGCATCTATGGGGACCCCGGGGAGCTGCTGACCAAAGTGTGGGTGCAGGAGGGCTACCTGGAATACCGGCAGGTGCCCCACAGCGACCCCGCCCGCTACGAGTTCCTGTGGGGGCCCCGGGCCCACGCAGAGATCCGCAGGGAGCAAGTCCAGGATTATCTGCTCAAGGTCAATAGCTTGGACCCCAGGTCCTTCCTACCCCTGCCTGCAGAGGCTGTGAGCGATGAGGAAGAGGGGGCCTGA